Proteins co-encoded in one Nicotiana sylvestris chromosome 7, ASM39365v2, whole genome shotgun sequence genomic window:
- the LOC138873232 gene encoding uncharacterized protein, with protein MFRKVKSLEQSFRDMRGLGGQVSVAYKDLCLFSDVQLSAGFKMPKFDLYDVHGVPIAHLREFCSKIRGAGGKDELLMAYFSQSLSGSALESYTRQDHRRWYTWDDLAQAFTCHFQYNLEVILDQLSLTKLKKMHSESFREYGFRWREQAARVDPPMKESEMVDYFLQALEPTYFSHLVLAVGKSFNEVVKMGGMVEEGLKSNKIMSYSVIKANHSGYSGQRGRNNWEKEKRGCGDN; from the coding sequence atgttcaggaaagttaaaagcttagaacagtcattcagggacatgcgggggttgggaggtcaagtaagtgttgCTTACAAAGACCTATGTCTGTTTTCAGATGTGCAATTgtcggcagggtttaagatgcccaagtttgatttgtacgatgtGCACGGTGTTCCAATAGCGCACTTGAGAGAGTTTTGTAGCAAAATAAGGGGAGCTGGAGGgaaggatgaattgctaatggcatatttcagtcaaagtttgagtggTTCAGCGTTGGAATCGTATACCCGGCAAGATCacagaagatggtacacatgggatgatctagcccaggcatttacttgtcacttccagtacaatctcgaggtCATTCTAGATCAACTGTCCTTGACAAAACTTAAGAAAATGCacagtgaaagtttcagagagtatggttttcgttggagagagcaagcagcgagggttgaccctccgatgaaagaaagtgaaatggtggattatttcctGCAGGCCTTAGAGCCCACTTATTTCAGTCATCTGGTATTGGCTGTAGGCAAAtccttcaacgaagtggtgaaaatggggggcatggtagaagaagggctcaagtcgaataaaatcatgagctattcggttATTAAGGCAAACCACTCAGGCTACTCAGGGCAGCGCGGGAGGAATaattgggaaaaagaaaagagaggatgtGGCGACAActga